The genomic DNA CATGAGACAGCATGAGACAATATGAGATGACATGAGATGACATGAGACAACAATATGACAACATGAGACAACATGAGACAACATGAGAGGACATGAGATGATATGAGATGACATGAGACAACATGTCATCTCATGTTGTCTCATGTCATGTCATCTCATATCGTCGTCTCATGTCGTCTCATGTCGTCTCATGTCGTCTCATGTCGTCTCATGTCCTCTCATGTCCTCTCATGTCCTCTCATGTCGTCTCATCTCCTCTCATGTCCTCTCATGTCGTCTCATGTCGTCTCATGTCGTCTCATGTCATCTCATGTCGTCTCATGTCCTCTCATGTCCTCTCATGTCATCTCAGGGtgactgtggctcagttggtagagtgggttgcccaCCAattggagggttggtggttcaatccctgaccatggcagcctaatTCTCTTTGTTAACTTCAGGGCGCTGTTATGCCCTTCCTAGGTGTAAAACAAATCACTTCTCCAAATCATTCATCCCCCTTGCACTAAGACTTTTAAATTCTTCATagggtttttatttatgtattcattttatcttatttttttccttatttcttAATTTCTTAAAGCAAATCGTCTCTATGCAGTAGGTTATCACAGGCTTTTATAATGTGTCCATTCTAAGCTCCATGTTGTctgatgtgtgttgtgttgaCTTTTTATGTATTGACTAGTTGTTGTGGGCCGTATGAACCACGACAACCTGCTGCTCAAAATGAATTGCCCCTTGTGGGAttaatatgtgtttttcttttttatctttgctGTGTAGGTCATTTTACAGTCACACTGTGACAATGTTATGTTGTACCAGATATATTCACTATCTCTCCTACCCCTCATCGatacatatatgcatatacatTTGCCACAGACTGGGAAAAATTACATTATTGTAAAATGAgtgatattgtcatttttattttggtcatgtTACATCATATCAGCTGTTTATTGTTATGGTTATGTGAAATTTAACCTGCATGATAATCAGGACTTTGGTTGGAGGAGGTTGGTGCTTTGCAAGGaaagatcaaataaaatgcCCTCAGTGTTGTGGGAGGTTTTGTTGTCTATCACGTCAGTTCTGGCTTCATCATGTgcttatcatgttatttcctgtcacctTTCTTTATCTCAGACAATCAGAGGCAGCAGGTGATGAGATGAGAGCAGAGATGAGATCAAATTTTAATGATCCCTGTGGGCAAATTGCTTCTTTGCAGcagcagtagagtagagcatcCTCAGTGTGTGGAGAGTACAGTGGATGTGAATATCTGCAGAACGTTACGGTACAGCACTGagtctctccacacacacacacacacacacacacacacacacactgttgcatttcCCTGTGAACCTTTAAGTTTTCTGGACATTTTTCCTCAGTCTTCACAATAATAACACATGGAAAAATCTAAAAGTAGATGATTGTGAGGTGaattttcaatataattttctgtatttcattagatttttaaaatattacatttacatttctttttttcttggttGCTTTGTTTGTAAtactatttaaataattaattcatgtgTCTTCAGTGCCGGGTCAAAAAAAATTCACGATAGTAATACATAAAGAATATGAATTCTaagcagtgtgttttttttttttttttttgcaaggcaaaattaaaatacagtaagATAAAGTTACATACATGCACCTTGAACTGATTATGATTCAGCAAGTTTTAGAGAATGATTTTAGCTATTGTATTGTGCATTCCCAAAACGAAGAATATTCAAttcagagaaaataaatgtcattaaacCTAGTACAAATAATAAACCTTGCAATCACATTTAACTCCTACAGACAAGCCTCTGTAGTAGCAATGTCTCAAAGCAATAGGCTCCGATATAATAATGATTTTTCATTCAGATCCCGCCCACTGTCCGCAGCACTGAATCCACCAAAGACGCTGATTGGCCAGCCGATCTCTCACACCACGCCCTCTACGTTCCTACCGGCCTCTGATTGGTCCGCAGCCCCGTCAGTCAGCCCCTCCATCCCAGCCcgcctcccccctcctcctcccgcaGCAGGGTGGGTTGAGCGGTCTGCTAGGGGACCGTGGACAGCTCCCGTCTGAGGAGCAGAGTAacgcaggaggaggagagggctgGATATGGGGGAGCCACCGCACAGGCCCGTACGATcgagataaaaacactttttttttttatgtgcaccTACCGGGGAAACTACACAAAGACACCGAGCTGGGGAGGCCTTAGGAGGACGGGGAAACAACCGAGGAAGTGAAGGGAAAGGGGGGACACGGCTACTGACCCATCCCGGCGCATCAGGGGAGAAGCAgcgagagaaaggaggagaagaaggagaaataaTTCCGCTCGACCCGATGGACTGAGAGGACAGATGAATGAAGACTGCCTACACTAACGCCTATCGATGCCTGGCCAAGGACCTGGACGCCTATGCCATGAACACGGACATGACAATGGACGGCATTGGCAGCCTGCATGGCGGGGTGGCCGTGGGCTCCGTGGTCCCTGACGTGGAGCTGATGAGCGGCCACAGCCCGCACCACGGCCGCGGAAGCTCGTCGGGGGGACACGGGGCGGCGGCGGCAGCGGCGGCCACCCTGCGGATACACCAGGACCTGGCCGCCGCCGCCGCGTCATCCCGCTCCGCCATGGTGTCCGGCATGGCCACGATCCTGGACGGCAGCGGGGAGTACCGGCCGGAGCTGTCCCTGCCGCTGCACCACGCCATGAGCGTGCCCTGCGACACGTCCTCTCCCGGGATGGGGATGAGCAGCACCTACACCACCTTAACCCCGCTGCAGCCGCTGCCCCCCATCTCCACCGTGTCGGACAAGtttcaccatcaccatcaccaccaccagcgGCTCTCCGGGAACGTGAGCGGGAGCTTCACCCTGATGCGGGACGAGCGGGGGCTGCCGGGCATGAACAACCTCTACAGCCCCTACCACAAGGACCACATGTCCGGGATGGGTCAGAGCCTTTCCCCGGTGCTGGGCAACGGCCTGGGCTCTATACACAACACCCAGCAGGGTCTCCACAATTACGGCACCACGACGCACGGAGGCCACGATAAGATGCTGAACTTCGAGGCGCACCACACCGCGTCCATGCTGGCCAGAGGGGACCACCACCAGCACCGAGGCCTCGGTGGCCCGACGGCCGGGATGATGCCGCACCTGAACGGGATGCACCACCCGGGGCACCCGGCCGTGTCCTCGGCGGGccaccacccccaccc from Centropristis striata isolate RG_2023a ecotype Rhode Island chromosome 19, C.striata_1.0, whole genome shotgun sequence includes the following:
- the onecut2 gene encoding one cut domain family member 2 isoform X1, whose amino-acid sequence is MKTAYTNAYRCLAKDLDAYAMNTDMTMDGIGSLHGGVAVGSVVPDVELMSGHSPHHGRGSSSGGHGAAAAAAATLRIHQDLAAAAASSRSAMVSGMATILDGSGEYRPELSLPLHHAMSVPCDTSSPGMGMSSTYTTLTPLQPLPPISTVSDKFHHHHHHHQRLSGNVSGSFTLMRDERGLPGMNNLYSPYHKDHMSGMGQSLSPVLGNGLGSIHNTQQGLHNYGTTTHGGHDKMLNFEAHHTASMLARGDHHQHRGLGGPTAGMMPHLNGMHHPGHPAVSSAGHHPHPHLQSPSHGPVLASTRERPPSSSGTQGVNSSGQLEEINTKEVAQRITAELKRYSIPQAIFAQRVLCRSQGTLSDLLRNPKPWSKLKSGRETFRRMWKWLQEPEFQRMSALRLAGGSTSSYSQLPELHGDQHKPSQQMPACKRKEQDTAKDRNNTPKKSRLVFTDLQRRTLLAIFKENKRPSKEMQLTISQQLGLELTTVSNFFMNARRRSLDKWTDDGASPGAQSSASSTCTKA
- the onecut2 gene encoding one cut domain family member 2 isoform X2, with the translated sequence MKTAYTNAYRCLAKDLDAYAMNTDMTMDGIGSLHGGVAVGSVVPDVELMSGHSPHHGRGSSSGGHGAAAAAAATLRIHQDLAAAAASSRSAMVSGMATILDGSGEYRPELSLPLHHAMSVPCDTSSPGMGMSSTYTTLTPLQPLPPISTVSDKFHHHHHHHQRLSGNVSGSFTLMRDERGLPGMNNLYSPYHKDHMSGMGQSLSPVLGNGLGSIHNTQQGLHNYGTTTHGGHDKMLNFEAHHTASMLARGDHHQHRGLGGPTAGMMPHLNGMHHPGHPAVSSAGHHPHPHLQSPSHGPVLASTRERPPSSSGTQGVNSSGQLEEINTKEVAQRITAELKRYSIPQAIFAQRVLCRSQGTLSDLLRNPKPWSKLKSGRETFRRMWKWLQEPEFQRMSALRLAACKRKEQDTAKDRNNTPKKSRLVFTDLQRRTLLAIFKENKRPSKEMQLTISQQLGLELTTVSNFFMNARRRSLDKWTDDGASPGAQSSASSTCTKA